The region CTACCGCTTCTAAAATCTCTCTGGAACTCTTAAGCCCAATCCCATAAATATAGGTAAGGGCATACTCTACTCTCTTCTTTTTTGGTAAATCCACACCAGCAATCCTTGCCATGCTTTATCCTTGTCTTTGTTTGTGTTTGGGGGTAGCGCAGATCACTCTAATAACACCCCTTCTTTTAATGATTTTGCACTTATCGCACATCTTTTTCACTGATGGCCTGACTTTCATGATTTTTCTCCTTTGAAAAAATTAGGCACTACTAAAAACTCTTATACTAACATATTTTCATTGAAATAACCCTTAAATTCATTTATATCTAAAAGTTATCCGACCCTTGTCTAAGCTATAGGGCGTAAGCTCTAGCTTGACCCTATCGCCTAAAGCAATCCTAATATAGTGCATGCGCATCTTTCCAGAAATACGGCACAACACCACATGCTTATTGTCTAACTCCACCTTAAAAGTGGCGTTAGGCAACGCCTCAATCACTTTTCCATCCACTTCTATAACATCATCTCTTGCCATTAACGCTCCGTAAGAATCACTGCTTTATTGCCAACTATGGCGATAGTATGCTCATGGTGGCTTGTGTTAAGCCCATCCACTGAAACCACGCTCCACTTATCCGCTAGTATTTTAGGCTCGCCCTGTTTTTGACACACCATAGGCTCTAAGCAAAATACCATGCCCTCTTTGATTTTAGGGCCGCTATTAGCTTTGACGCCTTTTTCTAGGTAGTTGGGGATCTCTGGCTCTTCATGGGGTTTTTTACCAATGCCATGCCCACAAAATCCTTTCAAAGGCACAAAGCCCCTTTCTACAATAGCTCTCTCTAAAATCTGACTCAACTCTTTAAAATGCATGCCCACTCTAATTGAATTAATGGCATGCATCAAGCTCTCTTTAGAGCAAGCGAGCAATTTTTCATCTTGCGGGCTTATCGCGCCTATGGGAAGCGTGAGGGCCGAATCGCCATAATAACCATCCACCTCCACCCCCAAATCCAAGCCTATAATATCCCCTTCTTGTAAAACATAATCCGTAGGAATGCCATGAATAACCACCTCATTTAAGGACATGCACACAGAGTTAGGGAATCCATATAGCCCCTTAAAAGCAGGCCTGGCATGAGAGGATTTGATAAAATCTTCAGCCATTTTATCCAGCTCTAAAAGTGAAACCCCAGGCCTTACTTCTCGCTCTAAAAGGGCTAACGCTTGAGCGGTTAATTCCCCGGCTTTTCTTAGAGCTTTGATTTCTTTTGGGCTTTTAATAGAGATTGCCATTAAAAGCCTACCGCGCTTAAAGTTTTATACTTGCTCATATAAATTTGCGCTTCAATCTTTTTCATGGTGTCAATAGCGACTTGAACCACAATCAGCACCGCTGTGCCTCCAAAGTAAAAAGGCACGCCCATAGCCTTAACCAAAATCCAAGGCACGGTAGAAATGAGCGCTAAATACAATGAACCCCACAAAGTGAGCTTACTCGCTACAGAATTTAAAAACGATGAAGTCCCCTCTCCAGGCCTAAGCCCTGGAATATACCCACCATTACGCCTCAAATTATCCGCAATATCCTTAGAATTGAACACAATAGAAGAATAAAAGTAAGC is a window of Helicobacter pylori NQ4053 DNA encoding:
- the rpmJ gene encoding 50S ribosomal protein L36 is translated as MKVRPSVKKMCDKCKIIKRRGVIRVICATPKHKQRQG
- the infA gene encoding translation initiation factor IF-1 yields the protein MARDDVIEVDGKVIEALPNATFKVELDNKHVVLCRISGKMRMHYIRIALGDRVKLELTPYSLDKGRITFRYK
- the map gene encoding type I methionyl aminopeptidase, whose protein sequence is MAISIKSPKEIKALRKAGELTAQALALLEREVRPGVSLLELDKMAEDFIKSSHARPAFKGLYGFPNSVCMSLNEVVIHGIPTDYVLQEGDIIGLDLGVEVDGYYGDSALTLPIGAISPQDEKLLACSKESLMHAINSIRVGMHFKELSQILERAIVERGFVPLKGFCGHGIGKKPHEEPEIPNYLEKGVKANSGPKIKEGMVFCLEPMVCQKQGEPKILADKWSVVSVDGLNTSHHEHTIAIVGNKAVILTER